In Ferrimicrobium sp., the sequence AAGAAAAGAACGAAGTCGCTCCCTGGTGGGGAGAGAACTCCAAAGAGGCGTACGCTTCTGGTATCGCCGACCTAGTACAAGCTCTTTCTAATTGGTCGAGCTCTAAGCGCGGGAAGCGAAGAGGCAAGAAGGTCGGGTTCCCCAAGGGAAAGTCAAAGAGAAAAGACCAGAACAGAGTGCGTTTCACGACAGGCACTATGCGCTTTGAGGACGATCATAGAACGATCGTTCTACCTACCATAGGTGCTCTACGGTCTAAAGAGAACACCCGCAGGATACAACGTCATCTTACCAACGGGACTGCCAAAAACAATGCTCGACTACTCAACTGCACTCTCTCAGAGAGATGGGGACGGTTGTTTGTCTCCTGTCAAGTAGCCATAAAGACGAGCGTACTTCCTACGTCATCTACGACTGCGCTCGACCAACTTCCACGAGCTGGCGTGGATCTAGGATTAAGATCGCTTGCCACCATTGCCGATAGCAACGGCAATATCACAGTCATTCCCAACCCTACTCCTTTAAGAGCCACGCTTGACGAGCGTCGTAGGGTTGGGCGCGCCCTTTCACGTCGGATACCCGGATCACGCGGTCATAAACAAGCAAAAGCCAAGCTTGTCAAGCTAGACCGCAAGGCCGTACATATCCGGCGTGAAAGCATCCATCAGTTAACTCATTATCTGGTGGAGAACTACAGCGAAGTTAAGATTGAAGACCTTAACATCGCTGCCATGAAACGGAGCATGGGGAAACGAGCGTTCCGTCGTTCGGTATCGGATGCCGGACTAGGAGCTTTTCGACCAACCATTACCTATAAGGCTGAGAGAGCCGGAGTTAAGGTTGTCGTCGTGGATCGTTTCTTCCCCTCGTCACAAATCCACCACAACTGCACAGGCAGACTGACGGGTGCAAAGCTTGCTAAGAAACTCGTCTGTGATACCTGTCGAGTTGAAGTGGATCGAGATGACAATGCTGCGTTAAATATCCGCGACTGGTCGGCTACCAGTCCTGGCCTAGTTGAGACCAGCGCCCTGTTCGTTCC encodes:
- the tnpB gene encoding IS607 family element RNA-guided endonuclease TnpB translates to MIVIMRTKAQAKKVSDLTIGEVILDDGKPTRKVQLPGDFEQYREAVESVSVLFQLSDDTGDKVPTGWTITGASFEVEWPKEQRLASLIWSHFGARRFAYNWALSKVKSDIEAKRADENHLSTPWTLEALRKQWNQEKNEVAPWWGENSKEAYASGIADLVQALSNWSSSKRGKRRGKKVGFPKGKSKRKDQNRVRFTTGTMRFEDDHRTIVLPTIGALRSKENTRRIQRHLTNGTAKNNARLLNCTLSERWGRLFVSCQVAIKTSVLPTSSTTALDQLPRAGVDLGLRSLATIADSNGNITVIPNPTPLRATLDERRRVGRALSRRIPGSRGHKQAKAKLVKLDRKAVHIRRESIHQLTHYLVENYSEVKIEDLNIAAMKRSMGKRAFRRSVSDAGLGAFRPTITYKAERAGVKVVVVDRFFPSSQIHHNCTGRLTGAKLAKKLVCDTCRVEVDRDDNAALNIRDWSATSPGLVETSALFVPRPISGTGGSSDDEMTYHLERARKTSSNTGHAWRGKNDSRTSENRVRDKNLVKGASI